A window of the Arthrobacter sp. OAP107 genome harbors these coding sequences:
- a CDS encoding helix-turn-helix domain-containing protein has protein sequence MGLRWQVSRGTAACESSCRARSCFIVDTRGYPISIRAPYRKYPERLTPQHLEEIFGLSRNTVYRWLQTGVIPAYQVEKTWVWENRNTLRRGQAPEVIEDQPQSEDAEQV, from the coding sequence TTGGGCCTACGGTGGCAAGTCAGTCGGGGGACTGCCGCCTGCGAATCCAGCTGTCGGGCAAGGTCCTGCTTCATCGTCGACACTCGCGGGTACCCAATATCCATTCGAGCTCCGTACCGGAAGTACCCCGAGCGTCTGACGCCTCAGCACCTCGAAGAAATCTTTGGGCTCTCCCGGAACACCGTGTACCGCTGGCTCCAAACCGGAGTGATTCCTGCTTACCAAGTCGAGAAGACGTGGGTCTGGGAAAATCGGAACACCCTCAGGAGGGGCCAGGCGCCGGAAGTGATTGAGGACCAGCCCCAGAGCGAAGATGCCGAGCA